DNA sequence from the Bombus vancouverensis nearcticus chromosome 8, iyBomVanc1_principal, whole genome shotgun sequence genome:
TCCTGGCGGCGACATTTTACATGGTCACGAGCACTTGCATCTTACCCTCGCCGTTGATATTGCAATTGATCTTGGAATTTGCTAAATGGAAAGATTGGGACCAAGTAGTACTATTCCAGGATTTAACTTCTTTTGGTGAGTACGATCAAATCTTTGTGTACTTTTCTCCGGCCTCAAATAAAAAGACACTTATCGTATGTTTCTCTCGCAATGTATTACTTAGATTAATTAGATCTTACAGATCTGTATTAGTCACGTATAGCGACTCTTCTCGTTTCCAAATGTTTTCAAGAATTTATAACATAACGTTCCTGACGATTAAACGGAGGTCGCAACAGCACGACCTTCGTAATATTGTTCAATTTCCCTATTTCCTCGCTTCGACGTAGTATTTCCTACTTTACgcgttttcttttcattttccttttattttagaTTGCGTCTTTACTTACACAAGACCTTTGATCGCGTGTCTCTCCGACGAGGGAATCGCCGTGTCGATTCAATCGGCTGCCAACCCGAACATACCTGACGTCCTTGTGATCCAGAAGCATCGAATCGGATCGATCGTTCTACTGGATGGGCTTAATCTCACTTCCCCTGATAATATTCTTCATGTGGTGAGGAGAGGCTACgtcgtaacacgttatatgaaATTTACTTTTTAACACATTCGCTACGGCACGTCACGTACTTTAAGAGCCAGCTTCATATTCCTGTGAAGGAAACTGTCTTTGAAGTTTCGTCAAGAAAAATAGATAAACTCTCATTTGCCTTTATCGGAGATGCCTCTGTACAGTATCTACACAGTGACAGACTTTTTGTTTGCAAGGGAGTTTATTGAGtccagaaaatacagattttacGTACATTATTCgcaataaacatgaatttttgtaatggtataTTAGGCAaagtacgacgtagccatgctgtgttatgtgtcggcgctttacattttttgttgtatgatgcagtttttgggtttaagtctctggggagcggagctttttttatgtattttttttttttatttttttctgtcctgaaaaacttggtcgcaaaacaggacgcttcggtcaCACAGTGACAGACTGCATAGACTCGTACGATGATGTTGGAACACGTTTCTTTTCTTAAGTAACTTTTTAACTATTCAACATTCACCGAAATGCGATTAGTTCTCTGCTATAGCAGCGCATTTTTATTGCTAGAAATGTTTCGTATATCGAAAGGAGCACGTTTCACCGATTTCAATGATCTTCGAATAGGTCGTCAGGGTCAGAATTTCGATAAATTTCGTTTATGCATGTAATGGGCGCTCGACAtcagtttccgagatattcatgaaaatattcTGCACGCATACGGTAATAAAGTGTTTAAACgacaagaaatatttatagcaaagacATAATACTTAATCTATTCTGCGGACGAATAGTGAATAATTCATTGTAGTGGTCCATACGGCTATAAACAATCAATTAGTTAAATAGATAAAGAAATGTATTTAGCTATtggataattaaaaatttatgagCTGCACACAAGAAGCATTTGATAGGAAGGAAGACATATCAATAGCTTAGTAATATCTACTTGTCTTCGACTTTATTCATTCGTTTATTCGATACCACGATCTTTCCCTATTACTCACTCGACATACTACATGTTAGTTAATTAATCTACATATCTGACGCATAATACATCGGTTATGTTATGGTTTCTTGAATAACTAATTACCGTTTCGTGTAAAATTATCCTGTATCTTTCACAATAATTGCTACATTTATTATCAGACAAGAGATATGGTATCGCATGGCAATATCATTTGCAATTAGCTGCAGTTGGAGTAAAGTCACATgataaagtataaaaaatatcattggTTTAATTTCGTAATTATTATTGCTCCAAGTTGTTGTTTCTCTCTCATAAGTCGCTCGTCTTGCTTCAAGCTCGGTAATTAACTATCcttaatgaaaatttcattgcaGGCGTCGCAGAAATTTCAGTTTAATTATTACGTGTCTTGGCTGATGATAACCATGAGAAACACGGATGCGACGATCGATACCGTACTTCGACACTTGAATATCGGTATCGATAGTGACGTGATCGTTGCAACACCTTCGTCAACGTACGAAGTGATTCAGAAAATGTCTCGAACGTACTGGAACAGGTAGATTATATTCGTCGAACAATGCATCTAGCATGTTCATTGATTATCGATCGTCTGAATAAGGAACGTGGTAAATGTCACGTTCATGTCACGTTCTCATGGTTCCGAGATAATTTAAACGACGGAGAAAAAAATTCGGAAAAAAGTGGAGCAGACTTGTTAAGATAAatctaaaaatatgaataatcgAAAACAGCTAGTCCACCGTATAGATTATACCTATACATCGTTAAGTATTGAAAGATTTTCGAACATTGTGACGCTCTTATCGAGAATTTAACGCTCGAAACGAATCATTTAAGATTTATTGTGTCGTTTATGCAAAACTCAAAGTTCGCTGGTAAATTTCTCTTTATCGCTATCCTTAGCCTTGGATGGAATTCGAGAGAACACAAATGCGAAGATTATCGTGGATTGTTAAATTATGGTTACGCTAAATCGACGTGCGTTACGAAAAGTATTACGTCTTACTTGCCATACGAAGAGTAACGTAAGTCAATCTATCACGAGAAGAAACGCCGTTCAATGTTCCTGCCGATAATAAACACGTTTCGAGCATATGACGATAACAAACATGATTCGCGTTTCATCACGAGTAGTAGTTTGTCTCAAACGCTTCAGCGGAAAGTAAcacatttcatttatttcgtgAACAGTAGGATATTGCATTGTAGTTTCCAAACAACTCACGTTCATCTTCTGTGGCTACCAGTTGTCTTCATTATCGTTTATTACTGGTTTATTCAGTTTTGAAAATTTCGATGATCCCACGTATACTCGTATTAAACTACATTGtgagaagaaattaaaatacaCGGCAAAGTGGATGCGATACTAAAATTGAATTATCGTCTAATAAATTACTGATACACGTCTGATAAATTATCATAATTCAATTACCTAAAAGAAGATTTGTTGGCGATGGTGTCTAAATGGAAGATATATTCAACTTCATAATGATATTGTtaattgaataaattaatttataccaATTTATGCTTTTTTACTCATGATGCACTTGTATCATTAGGCACATTTATTtgtatgataaaatatatataatataaaaaataaagaagcctTTATACTTTCGTTTTTGCAGTAGAATCCTAGATAATCCATGTTTTTCGCGATTAAAGGCAAACCGTGCTATTTTTCGCAGAAAAGTTTCGAAATATGCTATATTTTATTGCAAGAAAGCATAACCGGAAAGTGCTACCGGAGCGCTAGTCCTCGCAAGATAGACGAAAGTACTATTTTTCGTAACGCACGTGGTAATTATGGTGTGACCCCTGATATTTCGCGAATATACCATAAATATGGACTTGTTACAATGCACATATCAACTCTCTTCATTCAGTTTTAATTCTAAACTGTCACATCATGCTTATCAAAATTTTAAAGTCCACGTTCATAattctatttaatttaaaacCTAATTTCTCCATTTTCAATGGTAATTTTATCGTTACCATTTATCAACgtaatgaataattaattaccATCGAGAACGAGGATACAAACTTTTAGAATTCAAGTTGTATTCGTTTTCGTTGCTCGTCATTCATtcatatataattacaattaaccGATCTTTGCTATTATCTTCTCCATGTTTCTATCGTGTCTTTTAGAACGTGCGTATCTCTGCAACACTACGGGACAAGCTTCAAGTTCGGGGAGCCACCGGTCAAACGGTTCGACGAGAACGCGTCCCTTAATTTAAATTACGCGGTACTCGAGAATAAAACAGTGCTCTACCACTTCGTCCACGTATATAAAATCCGATATTCGGACAATACCAGTCTAGTGACAAATTTCCTTGGATCTTGGTATTTGGACTCGTGGTCATTGAATAATCCAATTAGCGTGAAATTGAGAAACGAGTTCAAAGGGCAACCGATCATCTTTGGCGTTCTCAATGGAACCATTGATGGGCAAATGGATGTAAACGAGGAGGAGACGAACGACATCGCACCTTTTCTCGATTTCGCCAAATTCGTTGCTAGCAGCGTGAACGCCAGGTATTAGAATAAGATAATATATGAGTTGACGAAACGGTTCGCAATGGCTACAAGTATGCAAATTTTCTTTGGGTCGTTGAATTTGTATATGAATTGTAGGCGAGGGATAAGTTACAGAGTGGCAATGGATCTGATAAAGAACAATATTTGGGAATCCAATGGAAGATATGTATTCGTGGTTATACAATAGATAAATTTTGAATGTCAAGGGGATAGTTTAGAGTACTGTGGAAGCTATAGATTATGGATTTCcattaaatatatgtacagacttttttgataaaattgatATTGACTTTTCTCGAGATAAAAATACTGTTATATTTGCCTAATTGTTTTTACCGTAATTAATCGGTCGAATTAATTGATCGAATATGatcatttatatacaatataatgtatttaggtgtatataaaatttgttaGTATTAATCATGCAACATAGTACCGTACTTCAAATGTGGTAACGTACGATAGTTTAAAAGAGGTGGGAATCATTAAATCATAGAACTCAATTGATATCGATAAAATGACTTTTCGTTTAATTTGCGCAGTTTTGTGCGTTAACAGTGAATTATTTATGAGCCAGATAAATCGTTAATATTTTCCTCTGATGTATATTAAGTCGTATCTTGAATGACTAATTTTCTAAGTGAATCATGCACTTTGTTACTTTTGTATTTACTTACGTACTTCGCATTTCCTCTTTAATAGAGCTTTTCCTTTTGAATCTGtcttacatatattatattatattacagttttatttatatttttatataattgtaattgaaTTCTAATTTCTGCATTCGCATAAATCAACCTCTGGATCGATGTTAACTAAATATTTCTCCGTAATTAAACTTAATAATTTAGTAACTTAATATTTTTCCGTAATTAAACCTAACGAATAACATTCTTCGAATAGATCATGACTTTATCGAAATCTACTAATAGATTCATTGACCGCGGCACAAGGTCTTTTAAAATTTCTAACTGCGTGCTAAATAGTATCGTCCATAAATCTAACAAATTATgccattttatgtatatatgtatatatcaaatATCTATCGGTTACATCATAACATGATACACTATACATCATAACACatgatacattataatatcaattGAAAAGACAAATGCGAGTTAAACGTTCATAAATTTTCTCTGAAAATGATAATTAATTATGATTTAAATAATAAGTAATTTACCGGATTATTGAAATCATTTTTTACACACTTGGATCCGCAGAAATACATCAATACGTAAAGTGTAAAGACGTCTGCATTGAAAATAGTCATACGATGACGACGATAAAGTCGTATGTTACAGTGTACAAAATCCAACGTCCAGTTTCTCAACGTTCGTGTAACCGTTATCACGATATGACAGATGAAAATGGCAATGAAGTTTTGATATTGTTATTTTGTTAACGAGCATGCATGATTTCAGCCCTTTTTATTCCGTCCTGCTCTGGTTATCGATTTTCCCACTGAtcatatgaaaattattattccgttgtaatttcgaatttctcgttcatttttttttttttttttttttttttggcaaaTCTCGGTgttcatataaattaatataacgcTTTTTTAATATTGGTTTCTGCGAACATTTCCGATATTTCAACTTAGCGGAGTTTTGCGGTTTCTTTCTTTGCGAGATCAGCCACATTTCGAGTTAAGTGATTCATAATTTTAAAGCAGAGGTCTATAGCTTTTTATGTCTCTCCGAAAACAGCATGGTTTATATTTGACGAAAATAGTGACACGCGTCTTGATCGATCGTTTTTTGctgtaattttctatttcaagttttagacaatttttaattatttttaacgatCCATCAGTTATTCTCGTAATTTATCGTTACGTTCCCGCATATTCATATCGTTCTTCATATCGATTACTCTTCTTCTGCAAAGTGCAAAGCAGTTATTAATTGGACTATGAACAGCAATGTAATTTGTAAGTGTTGATAGAATTTATCGGATTTGTTCCTtaacattaaatattttatatttatatatgcagGCTGAGTTGCAAATCACGGATATACAATGCAAGCAATCTTCATTCACCAGAAAAtatttcgattaaaaattaaatggtTTCGAAAGTGATATAACTTGATGTTAATAGATTTCGCGTAGATAGAAACGTAGAGGATATATAAATATCGGTCTTAATTTTCttaatatgtttatatattttttaatatgttaaTCGATCCGTCTTGCTATCTCCTGTAAAAAGTTATTAACCTACTTATGTCGAAGAACCATTAGTTTAGTAAATATTTGAACTTTTGTTTCGTAAAACCTGTCATATCAAAGACAAGGAAAAATGTATGTAAGACACTGCTCTTGTATttgttttctttgtttttcatgCGAATAGGATACGGTAGGGCGAGATCATTGCTCACGATCAATGTGGACCACCCACGATATCATTCTCGTAACGAGCAAATGAGGAATTATATATTTCTTGTGTTATGTTCTAAGACGCGACTCGAAATTCTGGGAGAGCTTGTGGCGATTGTAGAAggtagaaacgaagaaagaaagagtcTAAGTTACCGGTAAAAACAAACCATATACGAAAAAAGAAGGCAAGACTAACAATATAGCAATCTATTTTACAGTAGACGCCTCATGGGTCTGTCAAGCATTGCCTGTATACAATCTTAGGACATAATACTTGTTTCAAATTCTATCACACGAAGAATAcatagatatacagggtggttggtaactggtggtacaagcggaaagggggtgattctacgcgaaaaaagaagtcgaaaatatagaataaagattTTTCGTTTGTGGGTTTGTTttggagaaaatcgactttgaatttttgctcgatacgcgtgcactttatcgcgtctcgttataacggatctcactgtagatcgttgtctcgatggaaaaataaaaaaaaaattaaaaaaaatttgtattctatattttcgacttcttttttcgcgtagaatcacccccttcccgcttgtaccaccagttaccaaccaccctgtatattaatcAACATGTAATGTGTACATATAATTGTATTGTACATataaaaaaagattgaaataatGTAGATAACATTTCTAGAATTTGCCCCTCTAATTTTATGCTACAcgcacaattttttaaatatacagataaatattaaatatacgaAACATACTACGAAGTTATAGTTACCACTTGGATTGAGCCGGCGTTTGGCACAGCGAAAAGTTTGGGGTGAATGACTGGATTATAAAAGGTGGGGAAGGATAAGTCATTAATTTATGAAAGATACATAAACGTTCAACAATGTCTTTATTGTTCATTCAGTTCATATTCTAATGCCAAAATAAGTATAATTCTGACGCAGAAGCAAACACGTGGAATATTGACAAGTCgctatataaatatgtatgaaatCGTATCAGGAAAATAACTCTTTCGCAgttttttttgttgtttttcGCAATCCGGGCAAAAAATTCAgatgaataattttttaacatagcctgcaatatttttatagagtttattttttatcattttgcgattaaaatgaaatagatATATAACTAATAAAATGTCATATTTTCAGCATAGAGCTGGTGCCACACGAGAAGTTGGGTACTTTGAATAATAAAGTGTGGAATAACCTCCTCGGAGATGTCGTCACTGGTGATGTGGACATTGGTTTAGGATATATTACCGTCAATAAAGAACGACAAGCTGAAATGTCGTTTAGTCATCCCCTAATTCGTTACATGTGAGAAAATACTTCATAATATCTAAATCATGCGATAACAGTGACTAACAGATTTTTCGAGAACGTACAGGGTGTCTCCTAGGTTTATAAATTTTGCTGTAGCCTTTTACTATTAAAAGTACGAAAGCCTGATATGGACGAAGGTTCTTGAAAGTTTTGTTATAAAGCagcaacaaaaatatataattcgaGGGAAATGTTAAAAGGAAGGTTTTATTATAATGTAATTTATGTGTCAATATAAGTTAAGTCTGCTGAATTAATCTTTGATTTGTCGAATAAATTGATactacggtatatagtatatcGATATTATACGAAGAAAGGTGGGATAACACTTCGAACGATAAGCAAATGTAACAATATATGCGAGCATCTACATAAATAACTTGGTGAATTCTGCTTGATAAATTTAAAGTTGCTTTAGTTGATGTATCAAGCGAAAAAATTTAAAGTCACTTCACCTTTGGTCGCCTATTATTAGATACCAcgaattttagtaaaaatgtaatttattcaatatatttcttcaaatgaaaaataaacgaaaccgtACCATTCATTcatattatgtacataatttCAAGAAAGATGAGAATGGATCGCGCGATTATATAATGCAAAAAACTAATGCACTGTGATTGGCTGATAAATTTATGTTTAGCAATGTATAACATCGCATGTAGTTTGATCTGTAACATTAGCTTGTTTCGTTTTCTTCAAGTTAAAAGTTATTATCTGTTTACCACTTTTATTTTGTCCATTATCTTATGATGAACTAcccgtttaattaataaaaacgttAGTTTCTTCGTCTCTTGCAAATATTCACAGAAACTAATTAATGTAAAGAAAATAGACCTCCGTTTATGCTTCATATTTTTCTAGTGAATTTTAAGTGAGATATTTATCAGTTTTATCTTGTTTTTGTCCATAGAACACGTAAACAAGATTTTATATGGAAACCTATGGGACAAGCtgtataatgaaatatattgttGATCAGACGAATGACCTATGCTCTGTACGATGAATATTTTTACACAGGAGGAATGTTTACTATCATCCACTGGAAACTGGTACCATGAGGGACATATTTCGCCAACCGTTTAATAACTGTTTACTGAGTTGTGTCGCATCTACTTATTTCGCCATACTAGTAGCGATGGGGTTGATCATTTACGCAGCGAAAACTGTTTTACACAATGAAGAAGCTAAACGCGTTGGAATAGGGGAGGCTGCGCTTTGGTGCATCAGCATAATGTGCATGCAAGGTTATATCCCTTGAATTTCTTCAAAAGGGCAATCAGGAATTTCTTAAAAGAGTAATTTATCAATGTTTAGTTAACAATTTTTACTAACACGTTTACACGCATACATAGTGACGAGCGGTGATCCCActaaattttcatatttgttAGTCGAgtattcaaatttctttttgcGTATCTGTAAGTTattgtataatacatatattatggaGAATTTCGTTTGTTGTCCTACAAATTGTTTTGCATGGATGAATTCGCTGATAAGAATAAATagagaattaattattaaaggaTATCTTAGAAGGTTATCAAAGAATAAaacgaaaagaataaaaacTGTTACAAATATTGTTATGCTCGCAAGTCATTTGACTCGGAACACACTAGTTGAAAGCTAATCCGTACAGATAGTTCTCTGACTTCTACAGTGACATGTTTTTGAATGTTCATATAATCATGTAAGCTACAAG
Encoded proteins:
- the LOC117162721 gene encoding uncharacterized protein LOC117162721, yielding MKVELFLAATFYMVTSTCILPSPLILQLILEFAKWKDWDQVVLFQDLTSFDCVFTYTRPLIACLSDEGIAVSIQSAANPNIPDVLVIQKHRIGSIVLLDGLNLTSPDNILHVASQKFQFNYYVSWLMITMRNTDATIDTVLRHLNIGIDSDVIVATPSSTYEVIQKMSRTYWNRTCVSLQHYGTSFKFGEPPVKRFDENASLNLNYAVLENKTVLYHFVHVYKIRYSDNTSLVTNFLGSWYLDSWSLNNPISVKLRNEFKGQPIIFGVLNGTIDGQMDVNEEETNDIAPFLDFAKFVASSVNASIELVPHEKLGTLNNKVWNNLLGDVVTGDVDIGLGYITVNKERQAEMSFSHPLIRYMRNVYYHPLETGTMRDIFRQPFNNCLLSCVASTYFAILVAMGLIIYAAKTVLHNEEAKRVGIGEAALWCISIMCMQGTPWTPRNLSGKTILLFSLMFALVTYNAYAGFITSILSVQASGIKSITDILSHNFKLGYSITDDEYIRNVNDSNLRQLYIRAYNNRESKLDTTSGLTKAVKGHYGFFVSATLARRALRSTLIQERCTLKELPLPQTFTMVALPMANSCPYKKIINLNILKIRERGVLNRITERMLPEMPRCKSPTTFHSARLADVYSAFFILIAGGVSAVSIGIVERLWHKRRQMKETIVRGMRQHRLMPSHLPHLPHLPRFSHFPHLSHLHFRDDRRNDFSLDRDSRSNLTINNECVAANPSDSTQESREQITQRNYNQERYVRSDEDINRPRFEPKFFNWRRRSNFKRTNWSPFSGLPRTRLDRSQKSRSKDNAVFPFHQ